In one window of Leptospira sp. WS92.C1 DNA:
- a CDS encoding lysophospholipid acyltransferase family protein, producing MNPLKFMESRLGHFPKSYRRIVLKTYLITLPLVFSWAFPSLIAGLFFALIRNLDRKNLAFLKGSATWGGAVQWMTGTKFLKLGEIHIPTKGHMIFINHVNELDFPYDCLVVNKPYLANQVIKKTLIAYWWMKAMGSQVFESSKAATIAVSVRNLLKGLNKTSFIVYPEGHNTYSEEIRPMQKGMIKLAYENKIPVVIVLKSGLTGYQIAESGFTIAYKQIGTYDPTQFSTWEEFRDFLFETMTKEKKALDVLISSEIKKDMVLTS from the coding sequence ATGAATCCATTGAAATTTATGGAGAGCCGATTAGGTCACTTTCCGAAATCCTATCGTAGGATTGTTTTAAAAACGTATTTGATCACGCTTCCTCTCGTATTCAGTTGGGCGTTTCCGAGCTTGATCGCGGGATTGTTTTTTGCGCTGATTCGGAATCTGGATCGAAAGAATTTAGCATTCTTAAAAGGATCCGCAACTTGGGGTGGGGCCGTTCAGTGGATGACCGGTACTAAATTTTTGAAGTTAGGCGAAATTCACATTCCGACCAAAGGCCATATGATTTTTATCAATCACGTAAACGAACTCGATTTTCCGTATGATTGTTTGGTGGTAAACAAACCCTATTTGGCAAACCAAGTGATCAAAAAAACTTTGATCGCATACTGGTGGATGAAGGCCATGGGGTCTCAGGTATTCGAATCGTCCAAAGCGGCGACGATCGCGGTTTCGGTCCGAAATCTGCTCAAGGGATTGAATAAAACCTCCTTTATCGTTTATCCCGAGGGTCATAATACCTACAGCGAAGAGATTCGCCCGATGCAAAAGGGAATGATCAAACTCGCGTATGAAAATAAGATTCCCGTGGTTATTGTTTTAAAATCGGGACTTACCGGATATCAAATCGCTGAAAGCGGATTTACAATCGCCTATAAACAAATCGGAACCTATGATCCGACTCAGTTTTCAACCTGGGAGGAATTTCGAGATTTTCTGTTTGAAACAATGACCAAGGAAAAGAAAGCGTTAGACGTTTTGATCTCGTCCGAAATAAAAAAAGATATGGTACTGACATCTTGA
- a CDS encoding acetyl/propionyl/methylcrotonyl-CoA carboxylase subunit alpha → MITKLLIANRGEIAVRVIRTCKKLGIKTVAVYSEVDKDSPHVKLADESVFVGEPSPTSSYLNISNILEAIRKTKADAVHPGYGFLSEKTEFAKVLEKEGVLFLGPTPESMELMGDKINSRIKMEAAGVPVVPGYNGQNQDPKNLQKEAERIGYPLMIKATAGGGGKGMKRVYKPEEFLSSLESAQREALKSFGDGTVFVEKYIETPRHIEVQVFGDKHGNVMHLFERECSIQRRHQKVIEESPAPNLPVALRDKICQVAVKAAQSIQYVGAGTVEFILGKDEKFYFLEMNTRLQVEHPVTEYITGQDLVEWQIRVAEGKKLSDLTAGKAITQNGHAIEARIYAEDPENNFLPSIGILEYVEFPDRDFLRVDTGVETGSEITVFYDPMIAKMIAWGKTREECTSRLRESIDSTVIFGPVTNTFYLSGILSHEEFKKGLTHTHFLEEQTIAFTPEREVQADAFSFAAAALSEKKKSSGIWEAVGQGGFW, encoded by the coding sequence TTGATTACGAAACTACTGATCGCAAACCGGGGGGAGATCGCTGTCCGCGTTATACGCACTTGTAAAAAACTAGGAATCAAAACCGTAGCGGTTTATTCCGAGGTGGACAAGGATTCTCCTCACGTAAAACTCGCGGACGAATCCGTATTTGTCGGCGAACCGAGTCCCACTTCCTCTTATTTAAATATTTCGAATATACTCGAAGCCATTCGTAAAACAAAGGCCGATGCGGTTCATCCCGGATACGGTTTTCTTTCCGAGAAGACGGAATTCGCAAAGGTTTTGGAAAAGGAAGGTGTTCTTTTTTTGGGACCGACTCCCGAGTCGATGGAGCTGATGGGAGATAAGATCAATTCCAGAATCAAGATGGAAGCCGCAGGGGTTCCGGTGGTTCCGGGATACAACGGGCAAAATCAGGACCCAAAAAATCTTCAAAAGGAAGCGGAAAGAATCGGATATCCGCTGATGATCAAGGCGACCGCCGGGGGGGGCGGTAAGGGAATGAAACGGGTTTATAAACCCGAAGAATTTCTTTCCTCGCTCGAATCCGCACAAAGAGAAGCGCTGAAGTCATTCGGAGACGGAACCGTCTTTGTGGAAAAATACATAGAAACTCCGAGACATATCGAAGTTCAGGTTTTTGGCGATAAACATGGAAACGTAATGCACCTTTTCGAACGCGAATGTTCGATCCAGAGAAGACACCAAAAGGTGATCGAGGAGTCTCCGGCGCCGAATCTTCCTGTCGCGCTTCGAGACAAGATCTGTCAGGTCGCGGTAAAGGCGGCACAATCCATCCAGTATGTCGGAGCCGGGACTGTGGAATTCATTCTCGGGAAAGACGAAAAATTCTACTTTCTGGAAATGAATACGAGACTTCAAGTGGAACATCCCGTAACCGAATATATCACGGGTCAGGATCTCGTGGAATGGCAGATCCGGGTTGCGGAAGGAAAAAAACTTTCAGATCTGACTGCGGGCAAGGCCATCACTCAGAACGGACACGCGATCGAAGCGCGTATCTACGCGGAAGATCCTGAAAATAATTTTTTACCCTCCATTGGAATATTAGAATACGTTGAATTTCCGGATCGAGATTTTTTACGGGTGGATACCGGAGTTGAAACCGGTTCGGAGATCACTGTATTTTACGATCCGATGATCGCGAAGATGATCGCTTGGGGCAAGACAAGAGAAGAGTGCACCTCGCGATTGAGAGAGTCCATTGACTCTACTGTTATTTTCGGTCCCGTCACGAATACGTTTTATCTTTCCGGAATTCTATCCCACGAAGAATTTAAAAAGGGACTGACACACACTCACTTTTTGGAAGAACAAACGATCGCATTTACCCCGGAACGCGAAGTGCAAGCGGATGCATTTTCCTTTGCGGCAGCGGCTCTTTCCGAAAAGAAAAAGTCTTCCGGGATTTGGGAAGCGGTTGGTCAGGGAGGTTTCTGGTGA
- a CDS encoding biotin/lipoyl-containing protein, producing MIEENFRFRHRDEEIPVRVRSNSPGETSVSILLDGIVYDFRISRNFQSEGNGLFSGPGNHWRILRKGNQIFIHYRGWNTKILLSNREIHLQEGSGGLIKSPMPGKVIRVLVKSGDAVKKGTVLAIVEAMKMENNILSPGVGSVEEVSITEGSMISQDDIILKLNLG from the coding sequence GTGATCGAAGAAAATTTTCGTTTTAGACATAGAGATGAGGAAATTCCTGTAAGGGTTCGTTCGAATTCACCCGGAGAAACGTCCGTATCGATTTTATTAGACGGTATCGTTTACGATTTTAGAATTTCTCGAAATTTTCAGAGCGAAGGAAACGGTCTTTTTTCGGGTCCCGGAAATCACTGGAGAATTCTCCGAAAAGGGAATCAGATTTTTATCCACTACAGAGGCTGGAATACAAAAATTCTACTTTCCAATCGTGAGATTCACTTACAGGAAGGAAGCGGAGGATTGATCAAGAGTCCGATGCCCGGAAAGGTGATCCGAGTTCTTGTAAAATCCGGAGACGCCGTCAAAAAAGGAACCGTCCTCGCAATCGTGGAAGCGATGAAGATGGAAAATAACATTCTTTCTCCGGGGGTCGGGAGCGTCGAAGAGGTTTCGATCACAGAAGGAAGTATGATTTCTCAAGACGATATCATTCTCAAATTGAATCTGGGATGA
- a CDS encoding M23 family metallopeptidase has translation MRLGFTICLFISSELLSNEELSLESAEEFFFNHPDSISDGFDFPVGIPNAKGYIDKQPFGANFHLGEDWNAIGRNDYGDPVYAVSHGIVKFAGEEGPGWGNVVILTHRLPSGRWVNSLYAHLSTMHVKKGDKVRKGKKIGRIGDANRRYGPHLHFELRDDFFLPTGSGYSRDTQGYLNPKVFIRANRKLKRTSKVL, from the coding sequence ATAAGACTTGGCTTTACCATTTGTCTTTTTATTTCTTCCGAACTTCTTTCAAACGAAGAACTTTCTCTCGAATCCGCGGAAGAATTTTTTTTCAATCATCCCGATTCTATTTCTGACGGTTTTGATTTCCCGGTAGGAATTCCGAACGCAAAAGGTTATATCGATAAACAACCATTTGGCGCCAATTTTCATTTAGGAGAAGATTGGAACGCAATTGGAAGAAACGACTACGGTGATCCTGTGTATGCGGTCTCTCATGGAATCGTAAAATTTGCGGGGGAGGAAGGGCCGGGTTGGGGCAACGTTGTGATTCTCACTCATCGTCTTCCGTCCGGAAGATGGGTCAACTCTCTCTATGCACATCTTTCGACGATGCACGTAAAGAAAGGAGATAAAGTTCGCAAAGGAAAAAAGATCGGAAGGATCGGAGACGCAAACCGCAGATACGGACCTCATCTTCATTTCGAACTCAGGGATGATTTTTTTCTTCCAACCGGAAGCGGTTACAGCAGGGATACACAAGGTTATCTCAATCCGAAAGTTTTTATACGAGCGAATCGAAAGCTGAAACGAACCTCTAAAGTTTTATAA
- a CDS encoding DUF5982 domain-containing protein has product MKNFLKIVSFAIGLLILSLGRTVQAQPIPEVQKPPVASGVDIPREPRKDLPFPISEMRRLTVRDISKKKEGWFPTGLPLLNSDPNVGVGYGVRVFLINNGKKTDPFFEYTPYRFRMFAQYFNTTKNRQYQDISFDAPYIFDSQWRVRGDLIYDTNPNTLFYGIGEQSLQTLSYQERNQPGGEIVRNATYHDREQNIFFTRPGGPGDPVEFQGTNYSGFPANDAFRVTDRMYNRYDIRSPQANMSGERNYFGGLLRLVAGVRVSQNIVKTFDGQFVKSTDPLTEGTPLSASGIAPNGKTKVTEEAEAGRIIGLQGGNVNSVRVGLVLDTRDLEPDPNRGIFLEATYEKVAKALGSDFQYSKYFTQMKFFYSPFPKTFEKLVIAGRGAFGMTEGDAPFFEYRNLWSTEGGITGLGGLRTLRGYKQDRFAGKAMGWGNIELRWKFFDFNVAGQHFALNLVPFMDFGRVWDDEHNVGLKDYKYSRGLGFRIAWNQSTILMLDYAVSKEDKQIFMNFNHIF; this is encoded by the coding sequence ATGAAGAATTTTCTGAAAATCGTAAGTTTTGCAATCGGTCTGCTGATTCTTTCCTTAGGAAGAACCGTTCAGGCACAACCAATTCCGGAGGTTCAAAAACCTCCTGTGGCTTCTGGGGTGGATATACCTCGCGAACCGAGAAAGGATCTTCCCTTTCCAATCTCCGAAATGAGACGTTTAACGGTTCGAGATATCTCCAAGAAAAAAGAAGGCTGGTTTCCTACCGGACTTCCGCTTTTGAATTCCGATCCAAACGTAGGGGTGGGTTATGGGGTCCGGGTTTTCTTGATCAATAACGGTAAAAAAACCGATCCGTTTTTTGAATACACTCCGTATCGTTTTCGAATGTTCGCGCAGTATTTCAATACTACAAAAAACAGACAGTATCAGGATATCAGTTTTGATGCTCCGTATATTTTTGATTCTCAGTGGAGAGTGAGGGGGGATTTGATCTATGATACAAACCCGAACACGTTGTTTTACGGGATCGGTGAACAATCTTTACAAACCTTGAGCTATCAAGAAAGAAATCAACCCGGCGGGGAAATCGTTCGAAACGCAACCTATCACGATCGAGAACAAAATATCTTTTTTACAAGACCCGGAGGACCCGGAGATCCGGTGGAATTTCAGGGCACAAACTATTCCGGTTTTCCTGCAAACGACGCCTTTCGAGTCACGGATCGGATGTACAACCGATACGATATTCGTTCTCCTCAGGCAAACATGAGCGGAGAGCGTAACTATTTTGGCGGTTTACTTCGTTTAGTGGCCGGGGTCCGGGTTTCTCAGAACATCGTCAAAACTTTTGACGGTCAATTTGTAAAGAGTACGGATCCGCTTACGGAAGGAACCCCTTTGAGCGCGTCGGGAATCGCTCCGAACGGAAAGACAAAGGTTACAGAAGAAGCAGAGGCTGGAAGAATCATCGGTCTTCAGGGCGGAAATGTAAATTCCGTAAGAGTCGGGTTGGTTTTAGATACAAGAGACTTGGAGCCGGATCCGAACCGAGGTATCTTTTTAGAAGCAACTTATGAAAAGGTCGCTAAGGCTCTTGGTTCCGATTTTCAATATTCCAAATACTTTACTCAGATGAAATTTTTCTACAGCCCGTTTCCAAAAACTTTTGAAAAACTGGTAATCGCAGGTCGAGGGGCATTTGGTATGACGGAAGGGGATGCGCCCTTTTTTGAATACAGAAACCTTTGGTCCACAGAGGGCGGGATTACCGGATTGGGCGGTTTGAGAACTTTACGCGGTTACAAACAGGATCGATTTGCAGGAAAGGCAATGGGATGGGGAAACATAGAGCTTCGTTGGAAATTTTTCGATTTTAACGTTGCAGGACAACATTTCGCATTGAACCTCGTTCCGTTTATGGACTTTGGCCGAGTCTGGGACGACGAGCATAACGTGGGTCTGAAAGATTATAAATATTCAAGAGGTTTGGGATTTAGAATCGCATGGAATCAGAGCACGATCCTGATGTTGGATTACGCCGTTTCCAAAGAAGACAAACAGATCTTTATGAACTTTAACCACATTTTCTGA
- a CDS encoding DUF1566 domain-containing protein, with protein MKKYKNILMLSIALSLFANCEEKLDDTTLGYINEEQKVLLAGMAFFNSYVANPASGTVTDPVTGLMWKICTQGQVLRINAGTGLYDCEGVAGTSTVIGRYGANLLQYCSLNLNDCNTISFPSVLVGQNTGLSGTSEAFDSCDQDTTGGHTDWRVASFPELRGLTLAGSLNSLLIKFPNTVEDYYWSSWAKEGKVDTARAISFTRAHFGEETSVSKTSRYFVRCVRNLP; from the coding sequence ATGAAAAAATATAAGAATATTCTAATGTTGAGTATCGCTCTCTCTTTATTTGCAAACTGCGAAGAAAAATTGGATGATACAACTCTGGGTTATATCAACGAAGAGCAAAAGGTGCTTCTTGCAGGAATGGCATTTTTTAACTCTTACGTAGCCAATCCTGCATCGGGGACGGTTACGGATCCTGTAACCGGTTTGATGTGGAAGATTTGTACTCAGGGGCAGGTTCTCCGAATTAACGCAGGAACCGGGTTGTATGATTGTGAAGGAGTTGCGGGAACTTCCACCGTGATCGGTCGATATGGAGCAAATCTGCTTCAATACTGCTCGCTCAATCTGAACGATTGTAATACGATTTCTTTTCCTTCCGTTTTGGTAGGACAGAACACCGGTCTTTCTGGAACCAGCGAGGCGTTTGACTCCTGCGATCAGGATACGACGGGGGGACATACCGATTGGAGAGTCGCCTCATTTCCGGAGTTAAGAGGTTTGACCCTTGCAGGAAGTTTGAACTCTTTATTGATCAAATTTCCAAATACTGTGGAAGATTATTATTGGAGTTCTTGGGCAAAAGAGGGAAAAGTTGATACGGCAAGAGCCATCAGTTTTACACGAGCCCATTTTGGAGAAGAAACTTCGGTTAGCAAAACGAGTCGATACTTCGTTCGTTGCGTAAGGAATCTTCCTTAA
- the nadB gene encoding L-aspartate oxidase: protein MPRTKTDFLVLGSGITGLFAALKLAPFGSVIVVTKKSDYESNTNYAQGGIASVFAEGDKLEDHVRDTLEAGAWLCDPAAVQVLVEEGPPLVKELLNYGVPFNLEPSGKFDLSREGGHGKNRIVHAHDRTGREIEKTLLNVVKKNSNIQILEYHTLVDLITPHHLKQKGLVCYGAYVLSNHTGEVFPILAKETILATGGAGQVYSHTTNPKIATGDGVASAYRAGALIKNMEFYQFHPTALYHEEGDSFLISEAVRGKGAILLSKDGKPFMKRYHPMGDLAPRDVVARAIDSEMKKRGEDHVWLDITHLPASQIKDSFPSIYEKCKELGIDITIDRIPVVPVAHFLCGGVASDLEGRTTIASLSAAGETACTGVHGGNRLASNSLLECLVFSNRIAKRIEKQKPEFAKAHDQIPSWNKEGMVNTEEWVLISHDLSEIKSTMSNYVGIVRSNLRLERAKRRMDLIYEEVKDYYNRTVITNPLIELRNLVIVGELIIRSALARKESRGLHFSTDYPENRNPSRLDTEIRNDKVSL from the coding sequence ATGCCCCGTACTAAAACGGACTTCTTAGTCCTAGGGAGCGGAATCACCGGTCTATTCGCGGCCTTGAAACTTGCTCCCTTCGGCTCGGTGATCGTCGTCACTAAAAAATCCGATTACGAATCCAATACAAACTATGCTCAGGGGGGAATCGCTTCCGTGTTTGCGGAAGGCGATAAACTCGAAGACCACGTCCGGGACACACTCGAAGCGGGAGCCTGGCTCTGCGATCCCGCGGCGGTTCAGGTTCTTGTGGAAGAAGGCCCTCCTCTCGTAAAAGAACTCTTGAATTACGGGGTTCCGTTCAATTTGGAACCATCCGGAAAGTTCGATCTCTCGCGGGAGGGAGGACACGGTAAGAATCGAATCGTCCACGCACACGATCGGACCGGCCGAGAAATCGAAAAAACCCTTCTAAACGTTGTTAAGAAAAATTCGAATATTCAAATTTTAGAATACCATACTCTTGTAGATCTCATCACTCCCCATCATCTCAAACAAAAGGGACTCGTCTGTTACGGAGCCTATGTTCTTTCCAATCATACCGGAGAAGTATTTCCCATCCTTGCGAAAGAAACGATTCTCGCGACCGGTGGTGCGGGACAGGTTTATTCTCATACTACCAATCCGAAAATCGCCACCGGAGACGGGGTCGCTTCCGCTTACAGAGCCGGAGCCTTGATAAAGAATATGGAGTTCTATCAATTCCATCCAACGGCTCTTTATCACGAGGAGGGGGATTCTTTTTTAATTTCGGAAGCGGTTCGAGGCAAAGGTGCGATCCTTCTCAGCAAAGACGGAAAGCCGTTTATGAAACGGTATCATCCGATGGGAGATCTCGCTCCTAGGGACGTGGTTGCAAGGGCGATCGATTCCGAAATGAAAAAGAGGGGGGAAGATCACGTCTGGCTGGACATCACTCACCTACCCGCTTCTCAGATCAAAGATTCTTTTCCGTCCATCTATGAAAAATGTAAGGAGTTGGGAATCGACATCACTATAGATCGAATTCCGGTCGTACCCGTAGCGCACTTTCTCTGCGGAGGAGTCGCTTCCGATTTGGAAGGTAGAACCACCATCGCAAGCTTATCCGCAGCGGGGGAAACCGCGTGCACCGGAGTTCACGGCGGAAACAGACTCGCGTCCAACAGTCTTTTGGAATGTCTTGTATTTTCCAATCGGATCGCAAAACGAATCGAAAAACAAAAACCGGAATTCGCGAAAGCTCACGATCAGATCCCTTCCTGGAACAAAGAAGGAATGGTAAATACGGAAGAATGGGTTTTAATCTCTCACGATCTGAGCGAAATCAAAAGCACGATGAGCAATTATGTGGGAATCGTTCGATCCAATTTAAGACTGGAAAGAGCGAAGCGAAGAATGGATTTGATCTACGAAGAAGTAAAAGACTACTACAACAGAACCGTCATCACCAATCCTTTGATCGAACTCAGAAACCTTGTGATCGTCGGCGAACTCATCATCCGTTCCGCTCTCGCCAGAAAGGAAAGCAGAGGTTTGCATTTTTCCACGGACTATCCCGAAAACAGGAATCCTTCTCGTCTGGATACCGAAATCCGGAATGATAAAGTTTCTCTTTAA
- a CDS encoding S41 family peptidase, with protein sequence MLLSTLLTIFILYCEPTSGKSPVKADFTTKDFENVVSTVSRYYIDKNIDKNRAYREAAIYALLSLPHPIYLYPESYYKERDKYEEKDEIFPGKTFKISTDDSFVLFDPDYAEVEKIRDRKQKEDANKTKVSDEEVKKLVEREKVRKNVLSSKWEQTGFSKKDFDRVLVFIETNLNKYKDSPLKDPFGESEEKSKEPFSMNDVMLAAANGYLSSLDPHSNVFLKSAWEESMAKIQDGSFEGIGAILSGGGNREVVVENPLEGRPAVNAGVRSGDVILAVDGKSIKGILLDKVVEKIKGKKGSKVALTIQRKGVPGTLHIDVIRDTIEIKNLSSKLIEGHEHIGYIKLTGFVKSDDGPSVDRELTDKYKELEQEAQAKGTKLKAVILDLRSNAGGYLDLAIDIADMFIEKGLIVSTKSPNRSPEDAYAKNKDITNLPLAVLINAKSASASEIVASAIKHHGRGLILGERTFGKATVQKLMPLGNDYLIKLTQARYYSPSGNTIQVVGVKPDIDISSEEDGSFPFRFREENMWNHLSELPAAAEEKSSFDVKKLEAWVQKNGKASEFIATHKNDPIKPDYQLIRSLDYIEAQINSQKKK encoded by the coding sequence CTGTTACTTTCTACGCTTTTGACCATATTTATCCTATACTGCGAGCCTACATCCGGCAAGTCCCCGGTCAAGGCGGACTTTACCACCAAAGATTTTGAAAATGTGGTAAGCACCGTTTCCCGGTATTATATCGACAAAAATATCGATAAAAATCGCGCCTATCGCGAAGCAGCCATCTATGCTCTTTTATCTCTTCCTCATCCGATCTACCTCTATCCGGAAAGTTATTATAAGGAAAGAGATAAATACGAAGAAAAGGACGAAATTTTTCCGGGCAAAACTTTCAAAATTTCCACGGACGATTCCTTTGTTCTCTTTGATCCGGACTATGCAGAAGTCGAAAAAATCAGAGATCGCAAACAAAAAGAGGACGCAAACAAAACCAAGGTCAGCGACGAAGAGGTTAAAAAACTCGTAGAAAGAGAAAAGGTTCGTAAAAACGTTCTCTCGTCCAAATGGGAACAGACAGGTTTTAGTAAAAAAGATTTTGACCGAGTTCTCGTCTTTATCGAAACCAATTTGAACAAATACAAGGATTCCCCTCTCAAAGATCCGTTTGGAGAATCCGAAGAAAAATCCAAAGAACCGTTTTCGATGAACGACGTGATGCTCGCGGCAGCAAACGGATATCTTTCCTCTCTGGATCCTCACAGCAACGTTTTCTTAAAATCGGCTTGGGAAGAATCGATGGCAAAAATTCAAGACGGAAGTTTTGAAGGAATCGGAGCCATTCTCTCAGGAGGCGGAAACAGAGAAGTTGTGGTCGAAAATCCTCTGGAAGGAAGACCCGCCGTCAATGCAGGAGTTCGCTCCGGAGACGTAATCTTAGCGGTGGACGGTAAATCCATCAAGGGAATCCTTTTGGATAAGGTAGTGGAAAAAATCAAAGGAAAAAAAGGTTCCAAGGTCGCTCTTACCATCCAAAGAAAAGGGGTTCCGGGAACCTTACACATCGATGTGATTCGAGATACGATCGAAATCAAAAATCTAAGCAGCAAACTGATCGAAGGTCACGAACATATCGGTTATATCAAACTTACCGGATTTGTAAAATCAGACGACGGTCCTTCCGTGGATCGTGAGCTTACGGATAAATACAAAGAACTGGAACAAGAAGCCCAAGCAAAAGGAACGAAACTCAAAGCGGTGATCTTGGATCTTCGAAGCAATGCCGGAGGATATTTGGATCTCGCGATCGATATCGCCGATATGTTTATCGAAAAGGGTCTGATCGTCTCCACAAAAAGTCCGAACCGAAGTCCGGAAGACGCGTATGCGAAGAATAAGGACATCACCAATCTACCGTTAGCCGTTCTGATCAACGCAAAATCGGCCTCCGCTTCCGAGATCGTTGCGAGCGCGATCAAACACCACGGAAGAGGATTGATTCTCGGAGAAAGAACGTTCGGAAAAGCAACGGTTCAAAAACTGATGCCCCTTGGAAACGACTATCTGATCAAACTGACTCAGGCGCGTTATTATTCCCCTTCCGGAAACACGATCCAAGTTGTGGGAGTAAAACCGGACATCGATATTTCTTCCGAAGAAGACGGATCGTTTCCGTTCCGATTTAGAGAAGAAAACATGTGGAACCATCTTTCCGAACTCCCGGCGGCTGCGGAAGAAAAGAGCAGTTTTGACGTAAAAAAATTGGAAGCATGGGTTCAAAAAAACGGAAAGGCTTCCGAATTTATCGCGACTCATAAAAATGATCCGATCAAGCCGGACTATCAACTGATTCGTTCTTTGGATTATATCGAAGCACAGATTAACTCGCAAAAAAAGAAATAG
- a CDS encoding pyridoxine 5'-phosphate synthase, translating into MKIKLSVNINKIATLRNSRGGNIPDLLYFADLVLQAGAQGITVHPREDERHIRKDDVFALKEFIDFYNQKNNTGIEYNVEGEPSPRFLDLVLSVRPDQATLVPVTPGEITSDHGFNFREDLNIVQEYSKILKKEKIRSALFVDTDLENLKLASFSGADRVEFYTGPFAEAFDHSPEAGKKCFQSQYVPAAREILSQKMEINAGHDLDHLNLKIFSGLPGLSEVSIGHRLISRALETGIGQSVREYLRALS; encoded by the coding sequence TTGAAAATCAAACTGAGCGTAAACATCAACAAAATCGCAACCTTACGAAATTCCAGAGGCGGAAACATTCCGGATCTTTTGTATTTCGCGGATTTGGTTCTTCAAGCAGGCGCACAGGGAATCACCGTACATCCCAGAGAAGACGAACGACATATCCGAAAAGACGACGTATTTGCTCTCAAAGAATTCATCGATTTCTACAATCAAAAAAACAATACCGGAATCGAATACAACGTAGAAGGAGAACCTTCCCCTCGATTTTTGGATCTTGTTCTTTCTGTAAGACCCGATCAAGCGACCTTGGTTCCGGTAACTCCGGGAGAAATTACCTCCGATCACGGTTTTAATTTCCGCGAAGATCTAAACATCGTTCAAGAATATTCTAAAATTCTAAAAAAGGAAAAAATCCGATCCGCCCTTTTCGTGGATACGGATCTGGAAAATTTAAAACTGGCCTCTTTTTCCGGAGCCGATCGTGTTGAATTTTACACGGGGCCCTTTGCGGAAGCATTTGATCATTCCCCCGAAGCCGGTAAGAAGTGTTTTCAGTCCCAATACGTTCCCGCTGCCAGAGAAATCCTAAGTCAAAAGATGGAAATCAACGCAGGTCACGATCTGGATCATCTGAATCTAAAAATTTTTTCCGGACTTCCGGGACTCTCCGAGGTTTCGATCGGACATCGTTTGATTTCCAGAGCGTTGGAAACCGGAATTGGACAAAGCGTCAGGGAGTATCTTCGAGCTCTTTCGTAA
- a CDS encoding TIGR02300 family protein: MATSKKTTSKKTASAAAKKKASAKKAAPKKNSAQAKKKVEIIKKALSSPSSKLGGTKKSLGSKGLALNPLGKKWTCHTCSTKFYDLNKEEKICPKCGADQNKRPVTRTRTVRPRVVQEEEEVIDDDAIVEDDDIEFTEEPLEEALEEDDDAEEPEE; the protein is encoded by the coding sequence ATGGCAACCAGTAAGAAGACTACGTCCAAAAAAACTGCCTCGGCCGCGGCTAAAAAAAAGGCATCGGCTAAAAAAGCTGCGCCCAAAAAAAATTCCGCTCAGGCAAAGAAGAAAGTAGAGATTATCAAAAAGGCTCTTTCGAGTCCTTCTTCCAAGTTAGGTGGAACCAAAAAATCCCTTGGGTCAAAAGGTTTAGCCTTAAATCCTCTGGGAAAAAAATGGACCTGTCATACCTGCTCTACTAAATTTTACGACCTCAACAAAGAAGAAAAAATTTGTCCTAAATGCGGGGCGGACCAAAACAAACGTCCGGTCACTCGTACTCGAACCGTTCGTCCGAGAGTCGTTCAGGAAGAAGAAGAGGTAATCGACGACGACGCGATTGTAGAAGATGACGACATCGAATTTACCGAAGAACCTCTGGAAGAGGCTTTGGAAGAAGACGATGACGCGGAAGAACCGGAAGAGTGA